Proteins co-encoded in one Xyrauchen texanus isolate HMW12.3.18 chromosome 19, RBS_HiC_50CHRs, whole genome shotgun sequence genomic window:
- the LOC127659810 gene encoding E3 ubiquitin-protein ligase RNF4-like, translating into LALLFSQTQRKRRTTSTSCSRRGNSKRNRSQMSHTAMETIDFLESDRTNSEDVVDLTCEGSEPAVVDLTNNDSIVVVEEVLPSRRRQDTESYVLSSDEEEESSLRLSPGFLSTLHESSRARSKPGAVSCPVCMDVYSEIIDSGRLMVSTKCGHLFCSLCLRDSLSRAHSCPTCRKKLTHKQYHPIYI; encoded by the exons TTGGCGCTCCTGTTCTCTCAGACTCAGAGGAAAAGACGGACGACTTCCACTTCGTGTTCCAGACGTGGCAACAGCAAGAGGAATCGGAGTCAGATGTCCCACACAGCTATGGAGACCATAGATTTTCTTGAAAGCGACAGAACTAACA GTGAAGATGTGGTGGATTTAACGTGTGAAGGGTCAGAACCTGCTGTTGTTGATCTCACGAATAATGATTCAATTGTG GTTGTGGAAGAGG TTTTGCCAAGCAGACGCAGGCAGGACACAGAGAGTTACGTACTGAGCAGTGATGAAGAGGAAGAGTCCAGTCTAAGACTCAGTCCAGGCTTTCTTTCCACTCTACATGAGAGCTCCAGAGCCAG GTCTAAACCTGGGGCAGTTAGCTGTCCTGTGTGCATGGATGTTTATTCAGAG ATTATTGACAGCGGTCGGCTCATGGTTTCCACGAAATGCGGCCACCTGTTCTGTAGTCTGTGCCTCCGCGACTCTCTCAGTAGAGCTCACAGCTGTCCTACGTGTAGAAAGAAACTCACTCACAAACAGTATCaccccatatatatataa